CTTGAATACTTTGCCTTTCAGCGCCACCTGAAGAACATCTGTATTATTGTACAATGCTGTCATGTATTCCTGTGCCTTGGGATCGTTCACATCATCGGAATCCATCATCACCGTACCGGCAATTACACCGGAATTCACCCGGCTGCGGGCTTCCTCCAGGGTTGAAGCACTGCTTAATGCCAAATGATCTGGGTCTGTATAAGAATAGATCGTTCCATTTTGCCAGAAACCATATGTCAATGAATTGAGCATGTACTCCGTCTCATTGATTTTGCCATAGGTGTCACAAGAGATCCGTCTGCTATGCGCATACTGACTTGGAAAGATCGGTGCAATGGACGCACTAATAAACATTTTTCCATCCAATCGCTCTTCAACATAACGCATCCCTTCATTGTATGCCTGGATTCCTGTCGTCACAGTAGTGTCATAGTGTTGGCCTTCCAGTGAGCCATGGGTCAGGAAATCCAGTTTGATGAATGTGAATCCAAGTGCTTTAAACTTATCCAGAAAATAATTCATGCGCATTTGACTCCCCGGATGTGTCACATCCAGTGCATATGCTCCATCCAGTGTAGGCAGAGGTTTCCCCTCAGCATCCTTAAGCACAATATCACCATACGTATATTGCCCGTTGGTACCATCTACTTTTTGGCTCATATCGTTGCCCCAATACACAAATGGTCCCCAATAGATGCCTGCATGCTGACCATTGCCCTTAATTACAGATACAGCTTGGGCAAGCTCAGCATCACTTAGATTGTCCCAGTAGGAATCCATATTAATGAATACATTGCCGTTATTGTTGAACTTCTTAAGATTGTTCTTGAAATAATTGGACACATCCACTACGTTCTGATACGAAAGCCCGCTATCATAAGCTCCCCAGCTATTCCAACCTACTGGAACACCCTGTGGCAGCTCCGGATTCAACGCCAGCGGAGGAGTAATAATCGCATTGGCTTTTCCGTATTCCTCAAGTCCTGTACGGTAGTCACTGAAACCACCTACCATAATCAGCGGTGAGGACAGTTCAGTACCAGTCAGGCTGCCATGTGGCTGGGTATCGCGAGTAACGTCACTCGCTGCACCACCATACACAGCAAATTCATTCAGACGATTAGCTGAGCCTTTCCAGTCAATACCTGTCTTCCATGTGTCATGGGTTACTGAACCGATCACAAGACCGTTACGTGTTGAGTTATTGAATACCGTTGTCATTTCGTAACTGGTATCCGCCCGGTTCATCGTTTGAGATTTATAGCGAATCCATGCATCGTTGTCAAAAGGCACCGTAAGCACGCGGTTATCCGAGCTGACGCCGATATCCACGCCACCCGCATTTTTCACGGTAATTGGGGACATGTGATTACTCTGGATCTCTTTATCATCACTGATGGCGTCCAGACGGTTGAGGAAATAAGACTTATCTTCATAAAACCGATAGACCTGCTTCAGGGTTGGTTTGCCAGTTGACGTATGAACAAAGTTCAACTCAATACCTTTGCCGAATCCATCCTGAATCTCCAGCGGTGCTCCACCGCTCGCATGACTCTCATAACCTTTGGTTTCCAAAAGGCTCTCGCCAAGTTTAATGCTGCTGAAAATCCCCCGCATCTTCTGCCCTTCTGCCCAGCTATATCCGACGAATCCAGTCTGGGTATTATAAGACACATCGTATTGTCCGTTCGATACCAGAAGGCCATACGTGTAATCAGTCACCGTGATATCCCCGTATCGTTGCGAGTCACCCGGTGTTCCCAGATCGTCATCTCCTTCACCTGGATTTTCGGGTTCTGTCTCTATCGCAGGCTCGACGATAATCCGGTCCAGATCGGGAGAATAGCCATTGTTGTCGGAAAAGGTAATCGTATTCTCGCCTTCAGTTAATGGGAGGGTAAGATCATACGTACCTACCGTATCCCAATCCGGGGTTTTGGGCAGGTCGTGGTACTGCTCTTCCCCACCATTTGCATGGACATAGAAACTCCGCGGATCACCTGAAAAATAATCTACCTTAACGCGGTAATCACCTGTCATGGGGGCTATAATTTTATTGAACGTCAAAGAGCTCCCGCCATTCAGATAGCCGACCTTTTTGCCACCTGAAGCATTCGGACTCTCTGTTACACGTGCTTCACCAGTCAGCGTATTGCCCGGATCTTCGGCTTCATAGCTAAGCGTATACGGGATGACTTCAATTCGATCAAAATCGGGGGAGTACCAATCATGATCCGAGAACGTAATGGTATTAACTCCCTTATGGAGGGAAGCTTCCGCATCATATGTGCCTACTGTATTCCAGCTTGCCGTTTTGGGCAGATCAATCATCTCATCCGTGCCATTGTTCACCTGCATATAAACAGGACGCTGGTCACCGGAGATATAAGATATCCGGATCAAATATGTACCATCTGCCGGTACAGTAACATTCGTAAATTGCAGTGAACTGTTTTTGTTCAGATCCGTTACTTTTTTTCCACCTGAACTGATACTGCTGTCCACCACCTTGGCATTGCCTTTCAGAATATTGTCGGGTGCTTCTGCTTCAATGATTGCACCATGCAAATTTTTCTTCCAGTCTTCTCCGCCCCCTTCTCCCGGGTGGCCACTGTCCAAACCGCGGATCACAATCTTGTCGATGTCAGGAGAATACCAGTTGTTGTCATCAATCAGGATGGTGTTGGTACCCGCGTTCAACGGAAGAGTCACATCATACGTTCCCACCGTATCCCAATCGACTGTCTTGGGCGGTTCTTCAAATTGCTTCTCCCCGCCATTCGCACTAATATTAAACGGCCGCGAATCACCTGAAATGTAGTAAACGGAAATCTTATAATTTCCTGTCTCACTTACAGTAACATTGTTAAATTGCAATGAACTGCCTTGGTACATGCCACCAACCTTTTTGCCGCCTGAAGCCGTCGGGCTATCAGAGATTTTCGCGTTGCCAAGCAAAATATTTCCCTCGGCCTCTGCTTCATAGGTATTCATATCATCGGCGTGAGCTGTTCGGACGAACTGGCCCCCGCCAACTACCAAGCAAAAAATGATTAAGCACACCAATCCTTTTTTCATCATCCGTCCCAACATAACATGCCTCCATTTTCTTTTGATTGAGTCAGGTCTCCATATGCCTATCCTGCGGTGGTTCACAGCCATTATCTGTAATCGCTTTCATAAAGAGCTGCTAAATTCCCCTCTCTCCCCCTTCCTTTCCTATATGCCTAATTGTAAAAAGGAGGAGGGGGATGTTCCATACCACAATGTTACTATTCATACAGGAAAGCCTCTTTCATTTGCCATATCATGGGTTAGTCAGAGGGAGCCTATCCAAAATCATGTTCAAGGAAAACGGGAGGATCATGATCGTTACCAGACAGCCTGTATCGTCATATACTTTTCCTGTATTCGTTGGGTGTTACGCCCTGTGTCTTCAGGAAAAGAGATATAAAATAAGATGTACTTTCATAGCCCACGTTCTGCGCGATATCGTGAATCTTGAGCGAGCCATCTGCCAGCAGTTCCCTGGCTTTATCCAGTCTGATGCGTGTCAGATAATCGTGAATGGTCATTCCTGTTTTGTCCTTAAATATGGATCTCAAATAGTTCGGTGACAAATAGACCTGATCAGACAGGCTGTTAATGGTAATCGGCTGATTGTAATTCTGATCGATGAGGGTGCGGACCTTGTGAATCAATTTTGCATTTTTGTCCATAAACCGCTCACCCAGCATACTCACCGCATCTTCCGCAGTACCGAGAATCAGATCCTCGATCTCATGCAGAGTCAGTGCATTATAGATGGAATGATATAGCTCAGCCCGCTTCGGAACAGGTTTATGAAGCTGCTCCAGCAGCTCATTAACGAGATCTATCGACCAGTCGCAGATGATTTTCTTCTTGACTCGCAGTGTTGCCAATCCCTCAATATACCCGTGCAGCTTCTGTGCGGCCCATTCAAAATCCAGTCGATTAATAGCCTCAAACCATTCCTTTTGTTCAAAAGGGGGCATATGCTCCGTATAAAACTGGTTCGAAAGTGTCTCGGCATGAATAATCGTGCCTGTACCTTCATAGAAACGCTCGTTCAAGATGGTTCGCGTCTGTTCGTACAAACAGTGAATGTTGGATAACTCGGTCTCTTGTCCGCCTACAGCAGCCGTTACCGTAAAATCCAGGGCACTACGAATAGCCTCAGCCAAGTCTTCCCACGCATAATGTCCCGGCTGCTGGGCCGCTTCCATAAATACACCGGTCTCTCCTTCCTTGTAATCCACAAAGATCGCTTTCAGATTCTTCGCTTTGAAGAAATGATCGAGAAAAGACACCAGCCGAGCCGTACATTCCTCCAGACTTTGCTGTTCCTCTTCAGCCTCCTTGGGATCGATACTGAACAAGGCCATTGCATATCGTGTGGTCTCCGATTGTCGGCATAGACGGCTGAAACTACAAGCGAGATCAATAGCACGATCCTCATTTTTTTCGTAAGATAACTCCTTCAGGATATTGGCTTTGGCCGCCTCCATGGAACGGTTCTTCATTGCAACTTCGTCACAACGCTGTTTAACTTTACTGATAACGCTTTCAATTTCGTTTAAATCCAAAGGTTTTAGCATATATCCCACGGCCCCTACGTTGATAGCCGATTTTACATATTGAAATTCATCGTGCCCGGTCAGAAACATCACCTGGATCGAGTCGTAGCTCTCATGTATCTTTCTCGCCAGATCAATACCGTTCATTATCGGCATCTGAACATCGGTAAGAACGATATCAGGCTGGGTGGCCTCGATCTTCTCCAAGGCCTCCCTGCCGTTACTCGCCGTTCCCATGATATAGATGC
Above is a window of Paenibacillus sp. E222 DNA encoding:
- a CDS encoding S-layer homology domain-containing protein, with amino-acid sequence MLGRMMKKGLVCLIIFCLVVGGGQFVRTAHADDMNTYEAEAEGNILLGNAKISDSPTASGGKKVGGMYQGSSLQFNNVTVSETGNYKISVYYISGDSRPFNISANGGEKQFEEPPKTVDWDTVGTYDVTLPLNAGTNTILIDDNNWYSPDIDKIVIRGLDSGHPGEGGGEDWKKNLHGAIIEAEAPDNILKGNAKVVDSSISSGGKKVTDLNKNSSLQFTNVTVPADGTYLIRISYISGDQRPVYMQVNNGTDEMIDLPKTASWNTVGTYDAEASLHKGVNTITFSDHDWYSPDFDRIEVIPYTLSYEAEDPGNTLTGEARVTESPNASGGKKVGYLNGGSSLTFNKIIAPMTGDYRVKVDYFSGDPRSFYVHANGGEEQYHDLPKTPDWDTVGTYDLTLPLTEGENTITFSDNNGYSPDLDRIIVEPAIETEPENPGEGDDDLGTPGDSQRYGDITVTDYTYGLLVSNGQYDVSYNTQTGFVGYSWAEGQKMRGIFSSIKLGESLLETKGYESHASGGAPLEIQDGFGKGIELNFVHTSTGKPTLKQVYRFYEDKSYFLNRLDAISDDKEIQSNHMSPITVKNAGGVDIGVSSDNRVLTVPFDNDAWIRYKSQTMNRADTSYEMTTVFNNSTRNGLVIGSVTHDTWKTGIDWKGSANRLNEFAVYGGAASDVTRDTQPHGSLTGTELSSPLIMVGGFSDYRTGLEEYGKANAIITPPLALNPELPQGVPVGWNSWGAYDSGLSYQNVVDVSNYFKNNLKKFNNNGNVFINMDSYWDNLSDAELAQAVSVIKGNGQHAGIYWGPFVYWGNDMSQKVDGTNGQYTYGDIVLKDAEGKPLPTLDGAYALDVTHPGSQMRMNYFLDKFKALGFTFIKLDFLTHGSLEGQHYDTTVTTGIQAYNEGMRYVEERLDGKMFISASIAPIFPSQYAHSRRISCDTYGKINETEYMLNSLTYGFWQNGTIYSYTDPDHLALSSASTLEEARSRVNSGVIAGTVMMDSDDVNDPKAQEYMTALYNNTDVLQVALKGKVFKPLEGNTNANAADTFVLKDGNDYYLAVFNYNANSSANKTIHLGRAGLNESKSYTLHDLWTGESSSATGSWSISLGPAESKLVKLTEKQVNPGNPGNPGNPSNPGHNGNTNNTSGNSGNSTAQENDTAKRVITADMLKVDSGAGKAVVDIKAGTQELQLSSAVLRQLGNHTLEVKSGKLTLQIPASLFQQLLSKLPAGQQEESTISLKMVPLGSKAKEVVAAVESSSRATVSLKGEIVEFSLSATTKSGATETLSVFDHPVTLSLAAAEGFDPSQGGIYYINENGKLEFLKSDYVKGVLTTKVSHFSKYAVLELNRTFADVPANHWASSVIKELAAKLYVEGTNADQFEPGRAVTRAEFTAMLVHSLGLTAAGKVQFTDVATDAWYAEPISIATQAGIVNGRSAARFQPDAQITREEITVMLMKAYELNDGKVPVGSTDILFTDMAQVSSWAAVSVKDAARLGLVQGQKQGQFLPKGIASRAEAAQVIYNLILK
- a CDS encoding response regulator; its protein translation is MYSIFLVDDEELGLEMMRDYIRWEEMGIYIMGTASNGREALEKIEATQPDIVLTDVQMPIMNGIDLARKIHESYDSIQVMFLTGHDEFQYVKSAINVGAVGYMLKPLDLNEIESVISKVKQRCDEVAMKNRSMEAAKANILKELSYEKNEDRAIDLACSFSRLCRQSETTRYAMALFSIDPKEAEEEQQSLEECTARLVSFLDHFFKAKNLKAIFVDYKEGETGVFMEAAQQPGHYAWEDLAEAIRSALDFTVTAAVGGQETELSNIHCLYEQTRTILNERFYEGTGTIIHAETLSNQFYTEHMPPFEQKEWFEAINRLDFEWAAQKLHGYIEGLATLRVKKKIICDWSIDLVNELLEQLHKPVPKRAELYHSIYNALTLHEIEDLILGTAEDAVSMLGERFMDKNAKLIHKVRTLIDQNYNQPITINSLSDQVYLSPNYLRSIFKDKTGMTIHDYLTRIRLDKARELLADGSLKIHDIAQNVGYESTSYFISLFLKTQGVTPNEYRKSI